A window of the Sphaerobacter thermophilus DSM 20745 genome harbors these coding sequences:
- a CDS encoding 2-isopropylmalate synthase: MSDRLIIFDTTLRDGEQSPGATMATPEKLEVARMLARMGVDVIEAGFPAASPGDLEAVRTIAREVKGSVICALARANDQDIDAAWEGIRPAEEARIHTFIATSPVHMEYKLRMTPDQVVEAARRAVTRARGYVSNVEFSAEDATRSDWDFLCRIFAVAIEAGATTINVPDTVGYTTPAEYARLITYLMENTPGIENVVVSVHCHDDLGMATANTLAAIQAGARQAEVTINGIGERAGNTSLEEVVMALHTRKDFYGGIMPRIETQMLVPASRLVSRTTGIVVQPNKAIVGANAFAHEAGIHQDGMLKHRDTYEIMTPQSVGWESSRLVLGKHSGRAGFTARLKELGYGDLSREQIEELYRRFIDLTDRKKTVTNADLIAIVEEDLQHGPERYVLSGWRAHSGSDGQAEAWVKMVIDGVEREASAVGNGQIDALFKAIDRLVNSGCTLEAFHIDAVTPGEDAQGEVTVRVRCGANIYNGRGVATDIVEAGVRAYLMALNRAGVATEVTV; this comes from the coding sequence ATGAGCGACAGGTTGATCATCTTCGACACGACGCTGCGTGACGGCGAGCAGTCGCCGGGTGCGACGATGGCGACCCCGGAGAAGCTGGAAGTCGCCCGAATGCTCGCCCGCATGGGCGTCGACGTGATCGAGGCCGGCTTCCCGGCCGCGTCGCCCGGCGATCTGGAGGCCGTGCGGACCATCGCGCGCGAGGTCAAGGGGAGCGTGATCTGCGCCCTGGCGCGGGCCAATGACCAGGACATCGACGCCGCCTGGGAAGGGATACGCCCGGCGGAGGAGGCGCGCATCCACACGTTCATCGCGACCTCGCCGGTCCACATGGAGTACAAGCTCCGCATGACGCCGGACCAGGTCGTTGAGGCGGCCCGCCGGGCTGTGACGCGGGCCCGTGGCTACGTCTCCAACGTCGAATTCTCGGCCGAGGATGCGACCCGCAGCGACTGGGACTTCCTCTGCCGCATCTTTGCGGTGGCGATTGAGGCCGGGGCGACGACGATTAACGTGCCGGACACGGTCGGCTACACCACGCCGGCCGAGTACGCGCGGCTCATCACCTACCTGATGGAGAACACGCCCGGTATCGAGAACGTCGTGGTCAGCGTCCACTGCCACGATGACCTGGGGATGGCGACGGCCAACACCCTGGCCGCGATCCAGGCAGGCGCGCGGCAGGCGGAGGTCACGATCAACGGGATCGGGGAGCGCGCGGGCAACACCTCGCTGGAAGAGGTCGTCATGGCGCTCCACACTCGCAAGGACTTCTACGGCGGGATCATGCCGCGCATCGAGACCCAGATGCTGGTCCCGGCGTCGCGGCTGGTAAGCCGGACAACCGGGATCGTGGTGCAGCCGAACAAGGCGATCGTCGGTGCCAACGCGTTCGCTCACGAGGCCGGCATCCACCAGGACGGCATGTTGAAGCATCGCGACACCTACGAGATCATGACGCCGCAGTCGGTCGGCTGGGAGTCGAGCCGGTTGGTGCTCGGCAAGCACTCCGGACGTGCCGGGTTCACCGCCCGACTCAAGGAGCTGGGCTACGGCGATCTGAGCCGGGAGCAGATCGAGGAGCTATACCGGCGATTCATCGACCTGACCGACCGGAAGAAGACCGTCACCAACGCGGACCTGATCGCGATCGTCGAAGAGGACCTGCAGCACGGCCCGGAGCGCTACGTGCTGTCCGGCTGGCGGGCGCACTCCGGGTCCGACGGCCAGGCCGAGGCCTGGGTCAAGATGGTCATCGACGGCGTCGAGCGGGAGGCGTCGGCGGTCGGGAACGGGCAGATCGACGCGCTCTTCAAGGCGATCGACCGGCTGGTGAACAGTGGTTGTACGCTGGAGGCGTTCCATATCGACGCGGTCACCCCGGGCGAGGATGCGCAGGGAGAGGTGACGGTGCGCGTGCGCTGTGGCGCGAACATCTACAACGGCCGGGGCGTGGCGACCGATATTGTGGAGGCTGGAGTACGCGCCTACCTGATGGCGCTGAACCGGGCAGGGGTAGCAACGGAGGTGACGGTCTAA
- the leuC gene encoding 3-isopropylmalate dehydratase large subunit produces the protein MGQTMTEKILSRAAGRRVEPGEIAEVAVDLVMTNDITAPLAIKEFKKTGLEKVFDPNKVVFVPDHFVPAKDIKAAEQAKVMREFAVEQGAVYFEVGRAGIEHVVLPENGLTLPGQVIIGGDSHTCTYGAFNAFATGMGSTDIAAAMALGTTWVRVPPTIKFVYNGTLPEGVGGKDLILYTIGQIGVDGALYAVMEFTGEVIDALDMDGRIAMANMAIEAGAKTGIFACDDKTREWLARVTDRPYEPVESDPDAEYLKVIEFDVSNLKPVVALPHLPSNVYPADEVGDMPIHQVVIGSCTNGRISDLREVAKILKGRQVHPNVRCIVIPGSQEVAKQATREGLADIFLEAGAIFSTSTCGPCLGGYMGVLAKGERCVSTTNRNFRGRMGHREAEIILAGPQVAAASAVLGRVASPAALN, from the coding sequence ATGGGCCAGACGATGACCGAAAAGATCCTCTCGCGCGCGGCGGGCCGCCGGGTGGAGCCCGGCGAGATCGCCGAAGTCGCGGTGGATCTGGTGATGACCAACGACATCACCGCGCCGCTGGCGATCAAGGAGTTCAAGAAGACCGGGCTGGAGAAGGTTTTCGACCCGAACAAGGTCGTCTTCGTGCCGGATCATTTCGTCCCCGCCAAGGATATCAAGGCGGCCGAGCAGGCGAAGGTCATGCGCGAGTTCGCCGTCGAGCAGGGGGCGGTGTACTTCGAGGTTGGCCGCGCCGGCATCGAGCACGTTGTCTTGCCGGAGAACGGCCTCACGTTGCCGGGCCAGGTGATCATCGGCGGGGACTCCCACACCTGCACCTACGGCGCGTTCAATGCGTTCGCGACCGGTATGGGCTCGACCGACATCGCCGCGGCGATGGCGCTTGGCACCACCTGGGTGCGTGTGCCGCCGACGATCAAGTTCGTCTACAACGGCACGCTGCCCGAGGGGGTCGGCGGCAAGGACCTGATCCTCTACACCATCGGCCAGATCGGGGTGGACGGTGCGCTCTACGCGGTCATGGAGTTCACCGGCGAGGTGATCGACGCCCTCGACATGGACGGCCGCATCGCCATGGCCAACATGGCCATCGAGGCGGGTGCCAAGACCGGCATCTTCGCCTGCGACGACAAGACCCGCGAGTGGCTGGCCCGCGTCACCGATCGGCCGTACGAGCCGGTGGAGAGCGACCCGGATGCCGAGTACCTGAAGGTCATCGAGTTCGACGTGTCCAATCTCAAGCCGGTGGTGGCGCTGCCGCACCTGCCGTCGAACGTGTACCCGGCCGATGAGGTAGGCGACATGCCGATCCATCAGGTCGTCATCGGCTCCTGCACGAATGGCCGCATTAGCGATCTGCGTGAGGTGGCCAAGATCCTCAAGGGCCGCCAGGTGCACCCGAACGTGCGCTGCATCGTCATCCCGGGCAGCCAGGAGGTGGCCAAGCAGGCCACGCGCGAGGGGCTGGCCGACATCTTCCTGGAGGCGGGTGCGATCTTCTCCACCTCCACCTGCGGCCCGTGCCTGGGCGGCTACATGGGTGTCCTGGCCAAGGGCGAGCGCTGCGTCTCGACCACCAACCGCAACTTCCGCGGGCGCATGGGGCACCGGGAGGCCGAGATCATCCTGGCCGGTCCGCAGGTGGCGGCCGCCAGCGCCGTGCTCGGCCGTGTCGCCTCGCCCGCCGCGTTGAACTAA
- a CDS encoding 3-isopropylmalate dehydratase small subunit has translation MLIRGKVWKFGDDIDTDVIIPARYLVTFEPEELAKHVMEDIDPTFASKVQPGDIIVAGKNFGCGSSREHAPIAIKGAGVAAVVAESYARIFFRNAINIGLPVIDAAEAAREAEEGDILEIDTEEGEILNTRTGKTYRAARYDDFIQDIINAGGLMEAVTRRVQERRGEQQPS, from the coding sequence ATGCTGATTCGAGGCAAGGTCTGGAAGTTCGGGGATGACATCGACACCGATGTGATCATCCCCGCGCGCTATCTGGTCACGTTCGAGCCGGAAGAGCTCGCCAAGCACGTCATGGAGGACATCGACCCGACCTTCGCCAGCAAGGTCCAGCCGGGCGACATCATCGTCGCCGGCAAGAACTTCGGCTGCGGCTCCTCGCGCGAGCACGCGCCGATCGCGATCAAGGGCGCGGGGGTCGCGGCGGTGGTCGCCGAGTCGTACGCGCGCATCTTCTTCCGCAACGCGATCAACATCGGCCTGCCGGTGATCGACGCGGCAGAGGCGGCTCGCGAGGCGGAGGAGGGTGACATCCTGGAGATCGACACCGAAGAGGGCGAGATCCTCAACACCCGCACCGGCAAGACCTACCGGGCCGCGCGCTACGACGACTTCATCCAGGACATCATCAACGCCGGTGGTCTGATGGAGGCGGTCACGCGGCGAGTCCAGGAGCGGCGGGGGGAGCAGCAGCCCTCATGA
- the leuB gene encoding 3-isopropylmalate dehydrogenase — MSDRTFHILLLPGDGVGPEVTAEARALLEAVGPAVGARFVFNEGLIGGAAIDAYGTPLRDEEIDAALASDAVFLGAVGGPAWDNLRGEARPESGLLRLRKALGLFANLRPVRVFDALVDASPLKPQIARGADLLVVRELTGGLYFGRPSERRTDEAGRRAIDTLPYTDHEIERIVDLAFRLARQRRRKVTSIDKANVLATSQLWREVATEVGERYPDVTLEHMLVDAGSMRLIARPRDFDVLVTENLFGDILSDEAGVLAGSLGMLPSASLHGEPPTRPGTVAPMFGLYEPVHGSAPDIAGQGLANPLGAILSVSMMLRFSFGLADAADAIEAAVEDALAAGYRTRDIGGTATTAELGAQVRERALARLGG; from the coding sequence ATGAGCGACCGCACCTTCCACATTCTCCTCCTGCCGGGCGACGGGGTCGGACCGGAGGTGACCGCCGAGGCTCGGGCACTGCTGGAAGCGGTCGGGCCTGCCGTCGGGGCGCGCTTCGTCTTCAACGAGGGACTGATCGGCGGCGCCGCGATCGACGCGTACGGCACTCCGCTGCGGGACGAGGAGATCGATGCGGCGCTGGCGAGCGATGCGGTCTTCCTCGGCGCGGTCGGCGGCCCGGCCTGGGACAACCTGCGCGGGGAAGCCCGCCCGGAGTCGGGTCTGCTGCGCCTGCGCAAGGCGCTGGGGCTCTTCGCCAACCTGCGGCCGGTGCGTGTCTTCGACGCGCTGGTGGACGCGTCCCCGCTCAAGCCGCAGATCGCCCGCGGGGCCGATCTGCTGGTCGTCCGCGAGCTGACCGGCGGGCTCTACTTCGGCCGCCCCTCCGAGCGGCGGACGGACGAGGCGGGTCGCCGCGCGATCGACACGCTTCCCTATACCGACCATGAGATCGAGCGGATCGTCGACCTGGCCTTCCGCCTGGCACGGCAACGCCGCCGCAAGGTGACCAGCATCGACAAAGCCAACGTCCTCGCGACCTCCCAGCTCTGGCGGGAGGTTGCGACCGAGGTGGGCGAGCGCTACCCCGACGTCACCCTGGAGCACATGCTGGTCGACGCCGGCTCGATGCGCCTGATCGCACGGCCGCGCGACTTCGACGTGCTGGTGACCGAGAACCTGTTCGGCGACATCCTCAGCGACGAGGCCGGGGTGCTGGCCGGGTCGCTCGGGATGTTGCCCTCAGCGAGCCTCCACGGTGAGCCGCCCACTCGTCCCGGGACGGTCGCGCCGATGTTCGGTCTGTACGAGCCCGTCCACGGCAGCGCGCCGGACATCGCCGGTCAGGGCTTGGCGAACCCGCTCGGCGCCATCCTCAGCGTGTCGATGATGCTGCGCTTCTCATTCGGACTGGCCGACGCAGCCGACGCGATCGAGGCAGCCGTGGAGGATGCCCTGGCGGCGGGCTATCGCACCCGCGACATCGGGGGCACCGCGACCACCGCCGAGTTGGGCGCGCAGGTCCGCGAGCGGGCGCTGGCGCGCCTCGGCGGGTGA
- the erpA gene encoding iron-sulfur cluster insertion protein ErpA: MITITPEAVERLKEYLVDEGFEDAMLRVFVAPGGCSGLQYGMSVEEVAEEDDQIIEQDGIKLLVDQFSAMYLEGAEIDYVNSLMGGGFTVRNPNAVATCACGHSFDTGDNAGTVQGCGCGA, from the coding sequence ATGATCACCATCACGCCGGAGGCGGTGGAGCGCCTGAAGGAGTACCTGGTAGACGAGGGGTTTGAGGACGCGATGCTGCGCGTCTTCGTGGCTCCGGGTGGGTGCTCCGGGCTGCAGTACGGTATGTCGGTCGAAGAGGTCGCTGAAGAGGACGACCAGATCATCGAGCAGGACGGCATCAAGCTGCTGGTCGACCAGTTCAGCGCGATGTACCTTGAGGGTGCCGAGATCGACTACGTCAACAGCCTGATGGGCGGCGGCTTCACCGTGCGCAACCCGAACGCGGTTGCGACCTGCGCCTGCGGCCACTCCTTCGATACGGGCGACAACGCCGGGACTGTCCAGGGCTGCGGCTGCGGCGCCTAG